A region from the candidate division KSB1 bacterium genome encodes:
- a CDS encoding MoaD/ThiS family protein, translating into MKAKLIFHAGLKKYNNDLPEAMIVVPEGSTVGDLMRRLKVPMDQVAFVAVNGSRAPFSQPLADGDEVKLFQPVGGG; encoded by the coding sequence ATGAAGGCAAAACTGATATTCCACGCTGGATTGAAAAAATATAATAACGATCTCCCAGAGGCGATGATAGTGGTGCCAGAGGGCAGCACGGTTGGCGACCTCATGAGACGGCTGAAGGTCCCAATGGATCAAGTCGCTTTTGTGGCCGTGAACGGCTCCCGCGCGCCCTTCTCTCAGCCGCTTGCAGATGGGGATGAGGTGAAACTATTTCAACCAGTCGGTGGCGGATAG